The genome window ACCCAGCCGGGCTACGTCACCCTGGTGGCCATTGACCCCGACCTCAACGTCTACGAGATCGGGCGGCGCGGGGTGCAGTACCCGGCGGGTAACCATACCTTCCCCCCTCCCGGTGCCGACTTCCGCCTCGAGGCCAGCCCCCCGCTGGGCCTTCAGCGGGTGCGGCTGATCTTTACCGATACCCCGGCCCCTGCGGTGCGCTTCCGGGGCCGAATGAACGGCGGCGAGCTGGAGCGGACTACCCGCGCCTACCTCGAGGCTTCCGGGGCTAAGGTGCGCGACGTGGCGGAGACCACGCTGAGGGTGGTGAACCCGTGAGGCTTGCCAAGATGGGGCTGCTCGGGCTGTTGGGCCTGGGTTTGCTCGGTTGCCAGACGCAGCAGGCCGCACCCGAGGGGTGCCAGGCGGTGGCCTACCAGCCGGGTGGGGTGAGCGGGAGTTTTGTACCTGCTGACAACTTTCGCCGGGTAGAGGCGGACAGCATCAGCGGGGTCGAGGCCAGCCGCCTCCAAGTCGCCGAAGACCCCGACCATCCCTTCAAGGCTGGGCAGCTTATCGCGAGCAACTGCAACGACGGGTTAGTGCGCCGGGTAACCGAGGTTCAGGCTGCTACGGCTTCGGATAAGGTCTCGCCGCAGGGGATTCGCACCGTCTGGCTGAATACGCAAGACGCTGCGCTCGAGGACGCCATAGCCTCCGGTGAGGCCAGCATCAATTTCGGACAGTTGGAACTCCAGAGCCTCGAGCAGGCCCTACCGGGGGTCGAACTCCAGCAGGTCACCGGCAAGATTACCCTCAAAAACCTCACCCTCAACCCGGTTGCCGGGGTGACGGTGGTGCTCAACGGCTCGCTCGAGCAGACCCTCAACCCGCGCTTCCGCCTGGTGTTCAACAGCGGCAGCGTGGACGTGTTTGAGGCCGGGTTGGGCGGAGAGTTCAAGTCTGAGATCAAGGCCAAGATCACCGTCAGCAAAGCCATCCCGAGCTGGAATAAGGAGCAGCCTATCGCTCAGGCCGCCCCGATCCGGCGGGCCTTCCTGGTGGGCGCCGTACCGGTGGTGGTGGTCGTCACCCCCAAGCTGGTGGTGGGGGCCAGCGGCGGAGCGGAAAACAACGTCACCGTAGAGGCGGGTATTGCCCCCACGCTGGACTTCGACGCTGGGATCAAGTACGACCGCGACGGGGCGCAAAAGTGGGTTCCTCTCTGGAAAGACCCCACCTTCGCCCTCAACCCCACCTTCAGCTACACGGTTCCGGCCAAGGCCACCGGCAGGGTCTATGCCAAGATGGTCATGGAGGTGAAGTTCTATGGGCTGGCCGGGCCGACCCTGGAGGCCGGGCCGCAGATGAACCTCACCCTGAACCCCACCGGCTCGAGCCCCTTGGCGAAACTGGCGGCGGGGGCCGGGGCTAGCGGTAGCGTTTCCGCCGGGTTCAGCGTGCTCGGTAAGGGCTTATCGGTGGGGACCGCGCCCATCACCCGCGAGAAGACGATCGAGCTGTCTTGCTCGGACAGCGGCTGCAGCTAGCCGACCGCCGCGGTAGACTGACAGCGTGAAAGGCCTCAAGCCCCACCTGCTTCTATTGCCTCGCTACCCCTACCATAAGGTCGAGGCCCCCATCAAGCTCGACCAGAACGAGTCGGCCCACGACCTGCCGCCCCATCTCAAGGAGCGGGCGCTAAAACGCCTGGCCGCTCTTTCCTGGAACCGCTACCCCTCCCTCCACGCCGAGGAGGTGCGCGAGGCCCTGGCCCGCCACACCGGCTGGGATCCCGAAGGGGTGGTGGTGAGCCCGGGCTCGAACCTCCTCATCCAGTGCTTGGCCCAAGCGGCTACCCGAGTCCTCGACACCGCACCTGCCTTCCCGCACTACGCCATCTCGGCCAGGCTGGCCGGCACCCCCTACCAGGCGATTCCCTTACACACGGACTTTCGCTTGCCGCTAGCGGAGCTTCTGGAGGCCATGTCGGGCGAGGCGGGGGTGCTCTTTCTGCCTAACCCCCACGCCCCCACGGGGGTCCTTTTCCCCGAAGCCGAAATCCAGGCCTTAGCCCGCCGGGCGGGAGAGACCGGCTGGCTGTTGGTGATTGACGAGGCCTACCAGCAGTTTTCCGGCTCCGACTTCCGCGACCTGGCCCGGGGGCACCCCCACCTAGCCCTTTTGCGCACCTTCTCCAAAGCCTGGGGGTTGGGCGGAATCCGGGCCGGGTATCTGCTCGCAAGCCCCACCGTGGCGGGCGTGATCCAAAACCTCTTGCCGCCGTTTGGGCTGCCCGCCCACACCGCGGCGATCCTGCTCACCGTTCTGGAGGACCCCAGCTACATCCAAGCGCGGGTGCGGGAAGTAGAGGCGGAGCGCGAGCGGCTATACCGCGCTTTGAGGCAGCACCCCACCTGGCGGGTTTACCCCAGCCACACCAACTTTTTGCTGGTGCGCACCCCCGACGCTGCCCAGGCTTACCGGGCTCTCCTCGAGCGCGGCATCCTGGTGCGGCGGCAAGACCACTACGCCGGGCTCGAGGGGTGCATTCGCCTTTCGGTAGGGACCCCCGCCGAGAACGACCGCCTCCTGGAGGCGGCTTTTGAAATAACCAGGGTGGGCCATGCGTAAGGCCAGCCTCGAGCGCAACACCGCCGAGACCCAGATTCGCCTTGCTCTGGGCCTGGACGGGCCGATTGGAGGGCAGATCGCTACCGGGCTGGGTTTCCTCGACCACCTCCTGGCTGCCTTCCAGCGGCACGGACGGTTTTTTCTCGAGGTCGAAGCCCAGGGGGACCTCGAGGTGGACGTCCACCACCTGGTCGAGGACGTGGGCATCACCCTGGGGATGGCCCTCCGGCAGGCTCTGGGCGACTTCAAGGGAATCGAGCGTTACGGCGAGGCCACCGTGCCGATGGACGAGACCTTGGTGCAGGCCGCCCTCGACCTGTCGGGGCGGCCTTTGCTGGTGTTTCCGGTGGAAGAACTCTCCATCGCGGGCAGCGCGGGCGGGGTCAGCGCTTACCACCTGCGGGAGTTCTTGCGCGGGCTGGCTAATCACGCCGGGATGACCCTCCACGTGCGGCTTTTGGCGGGGCGGGAAGCTCACCATGTGATGGAGGCGGCGGTGAAAGCGCTGGCTCGAGCCCTTTACGCCGCCACCCGCCATACCCGGGAGGATCTGCCTAGTACCAAAGGTACCCTCTGATGGGCTTTATCCCTTTCTCAAAAGGGCTTCATCGGGGGATGCGAGGCTTTAATTCGATGCGATGGAGACACTTTTGGTTTGGGATTTTGGCTTGTATAGCCTTCGCCCAGGCTCAGCCGCTTGGCGATTCCCAGCCTATCGGCAAGGAGGGCCCTGCTGTTGCCAAGGCGATCTGCGCGGTGAAGGGTATCCTGGTAGCCGGACAGGCCTGCACGGTGGCGGCAGACCGTCTGGGGACCTCGCTCCTCTTTGGCGAGGGGCCAAGGCAGCGGGAGTACGTGCTCGAGCACTTTATCTCCGGCAGCTTCACCCAAAAGGGGGCCCGGCAGGCTTTGGTGGGGATGTGCCAGGCCAGCGGGGATATCTGCTCGGGAGAGATCGTGCTGCTCGAGCGGGCTGCTTCGGGCTGGCGGGCGGTGCGGGCCTACACCAACGCGCCCTTCGACTTCTACTTGGGGGCGTGCTTCAAGTTTCCCGGTAGCGACGGGCGGGATCGTCTGGCCTGCCGCTCGGATGGGTACCTGGACCCCCAGGGGTTGCAGTACCTCTTCAACCTGACCGCCGCCGAGTTCGGCAGCAAGTTGACCGCGACCCGGCTCCTCAGCTACGGCACCGCCAGCGCCTGCTCGGACAAGCCCCAGCGGGTGGTGCGGTTTTCTAGCTGGGCCCGCAAAGACCTCAACGGGGACCGCCGGGCAGACCTTGAGCTAACCCTGAACGAAAGCCCCCAGGCCAAGGTCGTCTGTAACCCTACCTCTTTGGCCAAGTACGAAACCGGACAGACCACCCCGGTTCGGCTGGCCTTTATCTTTGACGGCCAAACCTTCAAGCCCACCGCCCAGACTGCGGCCAAGCTCAAGACCCTTCCCGCCCCCCCAGCCTCGAGGTAAGGCGGGGTAGATCCCGCGTTGGCCAGGCGAGGCGGAAAGTAACCCTAGGCTGCCCCGTTCCGGGATTCATTTGTATGATCGGATGCGGATGCGCACGCTGCTGATTGACTACGGCTCGGGGAACCTGCGGAGTGCGGCCAAGGCTTTGGAAGCGAGCGGGCTCGAGGTGAGTGTCTCCGCTGACCCCAAAGATGTGGCCAAGGCGGACTTGCTGGTGCTCCCCGGTCAGGGGCACTTCGGGCAGGTGATGGGGGCGTTTTTGGCCTCGGGGTTCGAGGAAGGGGTGCGGGGCCATATTACGGCGGGCAAGCCTTTCCTGGGTATCTGCGTGGGAATGCAGATCCTCTACGAAGCTTCAGAGGAAGCCCCCCGGGTCCGGGGGCTGGGCCTGATCCCCGGCACGGTCCGCCGTTTCCGGGCCAAGCATGTACCCCAGATGGGCTGGAACGCGGTGCGCTTCGCCCCTGGGGCCTTCGAGATCCTGAGCGGGCGCTATTTCTACTATGCCAACTCCTACTACGGGCCGCTGGTAGAAGGCTCGGCGGGGGTCAGCGAGTTTGCAGGAACCGAGTTCACCGCGGTGTACGCCAAAGACAACGTAGTGGCCCCCCAGTTCCACCCGGAGAAAAGCGGGCAGAGCGGGCAGGCCTTCTTGCAAGCCCTGCGCCGCTACTTCGGCGGCTAGGCGGTGGATTTGGCCTGGAGCAAGTCCTCTGGCCTGATCAACCGGCCTTGGGCTCCCACCGCGGTCGCCGCGAGCGCCCCGGCCCAGTTGCCCAGCCGTGCGGCGGTGAGGAGGTCACGTCCGTCCATCACCGCGTGGGCGAAGGCGGCGGTATAGGCGTCGCCCGAGCCGGTGGTATCCACGATGTCCTCCACCGGGAAGGGCTCCACCAATTCCTGTTGGTTAGGGGTGACCACGATCGAGCCCAGCGGCCCCACCTTCACGATCACGGTGTCGAGGCCGTAAGTGTGGAGTTCGGCGAGGCCCTCGGTGATGGTGCTAGCCCCGGTGAGATCGAGGAGTTCCTGCTGGTTCATCAGCAAGTAGGGGACCCCCCGCACATACTCGAGGATCTCCCGGCCCACCGCTCGCACCGCCCCGGTGCCCATATCCACGAAGATCGGCAGCCCACGCTTCTTGGCCGCGTCCAGCACCTTTACCGCATACTCGCGCTGAGGGCCACCCACCAGGGCATAGGCCGACATCACCACCGCATCCACCTGGTCTAGGCTGCGCGGTTTGAATTCGGCGGCATCCAAATAGCGGCTTGCTCCGCCCGCGCTGACCATCGAGCGCTCCCCGCCGGGGACCAACAAGATCAGGACGCTCGAGGTGGTATTCGTCGGGTCTTCTTGGAGATACCGGAGGTCTACCCCAGCTTTGCTTACCTCGCTAAGGGCTACCTCACGAAAGGGGTCTTGGCCCACCCGGCCCGCCAGATAGACCTTATGCCCCAGGCTGGCGAGCTGGGCGGCCAGGGTGGCCCCAGCCCCCCCCGGCTTCATCAGGGCCCGCTTGGCTTCCACCTCTTCGCCCGGTTCGGGGATGTGCTCGAGGAAATAGATGAGGTCAACTGATATATCACCCAGAACGAAACAACGCATCCGCTACCTGCTCCTTTGGGCCGTTTGATCTACGGCCTCTTTGCGCTATCGGCCCGTGAACTGACTACGATTTTACCCCAGGGCCGCGCTGGCTACGTCATAGGAGTGTAACACCCCAGGCATGAGAAGGAGGTATTAACCCGTCGATTGAGGCTAGCGGGTTGCGTCATCTATAGAGGGAACCCAACGCAGCCTCCTGGCCGCTTGAGAGATGCTGGCCTGACGTACGCGATGACGGAATTAGCCGTAGCAGATGGCGTTACACTACCAGGGCAGTAATGAATGCAGCATCCGGAACTGTTCCAAAGACAGGGCTTCGCCGCGTATCTGGGGGGACAAGCCCATCTGTGCCAAGGCCGCGGTGACCGCCTGGGGTGAGTATCCTCCGGCTTTGAGCGCGTTGGCGAGGGTTTTGCGCCGCTGGGCGAAGGCGGCCTCGATCAACCGGAAGAGCTCCGGATCGTCGGGGTTGGCGTTGGGCTCGAGCCGAACCAGCGAACTGGTGACTTTGGGCGGGGGGAGAAAGGCCCCCGGCGGCAGGTCAAAAAGCCGTTTGGCCTGGCTGTGGTGCTGTACCCGCAGGCTGAGCACTCCGTACTGGGGTGTGCCGGGGGTGGCGACCATGCGCAAGGCCACCTCTTTTTGCACCAACACCACGATGCGGCGGAAGCGCCTCGAGAGCAGCAGCTTGGTGATGAGCGGCGTGGCGATGTTGTACGGTAGGTTTCCGGCAAAAAGGCTTTGCGAGGGAAGGGCTTCCCAGTCGAACTCGAGCGCATCGCCCCACATCACCTCCACCGGTAGGTGGGCCAGGCTCTCGGCGTGCACCGGTTGGAGGCGGCGGTCCATCTCCACGGCGGTAACTTTCGCCCCCGCCTCGGCCAAGGCTCGGGTCAGCGTGCCCAGGCCCGGCCCCACCTCGTAGACCCGCTCGCCCGGCTTGAACCCTACGGCGGCTACGATCCGCTGCAGGTATCCGGCCTCGACCAGAAAGTTCTGTCCGAAGCGCTTATCTGCGCTCAGCCTGTAGCGCTCGAGCAGTTCGCGCACCACGCGGGGCGAGGCGAGGTCTTGCCAGCGCGAGATGAGGGTCACGGTTAGGCCAGCACCGCTTCTTGGCCTTCTAAACGGGCCAGCACCCGGGCTTTGGCCTCATCCAAGCTCACCTCCCAGATCAGGGCCAGCTCTGAGGCCAACATCCCTAAAGCTTTCTCAAACACCCCGCGCTCGGAAAGCGAGAGGGTTTTACCCCGCTGGTAGCGGAACAACGTGCCCACCAGCGCGGCCACCTGGTAAGGATCGCCCGAGGCCAAGATTCTTTCTTCCTCACGGTGGCGTTGCATCCAGATGGTGGGTAGCTTCAACTCGGTCTCGAGTGCATCCAGAAGGCGCTCGACTGCCGCTCCCGCAAGGGGCGGGCGTAAGCACGTCCGGGCGACTCCCACCGGGACCATCACGGTGTGGGCCTGGCCCAATAGCTCGAGGACATAGTAGACTTTCTTTTCACCGAGCACGCTGCGCTCGTCCAACCCCACGATTCGCCCCGCGCCGTGCGCGGGGTAAACCACGGCTTCACCGATGGAAAACATACCGCTCTCTATTGTACTCGAGCCTGCGGAACCTCCGAGATGCGCCACTCGAGCATATCCTCATCCAGCAGCATTTCGAAGTATTGATCGCGGTCGAGGGCATCGATGAGGGCTAGCTGATCCTTGACCAAGATGCCCTCTTTCATCACCGTGTGTCCGTAGACCCCAAAGCGATAGCCCATGCGGGTCACGTAGTCAGGGTTGGTGAACCACCACTCCTTGGGTTCGCGGCTGTTGTAGAACAGGTCGTCGTAACTTTGCAGCCAGGGGACCGGTCCCACGTGGGCGAAGTTGACCCCGAAGATGTTGACCTCGGGAGGGAAACCTGCGAGCCAGGCTTTGAGGTCTTTGGGAAGTTCCAGGCCGCCGTGCTCGGGGTGGAATTCGTGGTGCTCGAGGTACTTGTTTCCCAGTACGTAGCTGCCGGTGAGCACGGCGTGATCGTGATTGCCCATCAGGATGTGGACGTGGCCGGGGGCGGCTTCCTGGTAGCGCTTGATGCGGTAAAGCTCGCGGATCTGGGCTTTGGCGGCCAGGCGCAGGTGCTGGGGGTTGGTGGGGTCGTAGTCCTCCAGGCCGGTGAGCTTGCGGTACTCGGCCAGGGTCTTGGGGTGCATCAGATCGCCGATGAGGATGACCCGGTAATCGCCCTCGAGCACCGGGCGAGTAGGCATGAGCTGCTCGTCGGCGGCGTAGGAGGCCTTTAGCGCTCGCCACAGCTTGGGGAACTCGGCGTGTAGATCTCCGATGGCGATGACCTTGATCACGTTTTTCCCTTCAGGAGGGCGCGCAGTTCGCCATAAAGCCGCTTGGTCTCCTCGGGGGAGGAGCCATAGCCCTGGTACTTCATCACGATGCGGGCCACCTCTTTGCCCATGCCTTGCTCCTTGAGCCGGTCGATGAGCCGGTGGATCAATTCTTGGGGCTCGGGTTTGGCCGGTGGGGCTTCGGCCGCACCTTCACCGGGAGAGGGTTCTTCCAGCCCGGCGGGATGGGGTTCGGGGGGGGTGGCTTCGACCTCGAGCTGAGGAGCTTCAAAGCGCCCTGTGGCGGGATCGTGGTCTACCCACTGCTTCTCCAGCCGGTACAGGTACCGCCCTACCCCGAACTTCACCGCCGCGCGCTTTAGGGCATCGGAGAAAGCGGCTTTGAGGCTATCGCCCTCGCCCACGTCTTCCTTGCTCACCTCGAGCAAGGTAAGGCGGCATTTGACCGCATAGTTCCCCTCTTTCTCCACCAACACCTCGTAGTGATCCTGCCAACCCTCCGGCCCCACCACCTCATCGAGCCGGTCGAGCACGGTGCGAGCATCTACATAGGGCACTACCATGGCCCGGCGTTTGTCCTTCGACAAAGCTTCCACCCGCCACTGCACCTCGCTGGCCGGGAAAGGCTCGCTAAGCTTGCGCCAGTCGCTCATTTGGCTCATTGTATCCGCACGAAACGCTCTGGCATACACCTGAGTGGGGGATCGAGCAGGCCAAACGCTGAACGCGCAAACGCACCTCTTGTCGCCAGACCATTAAGGCCGCGTTGAAAATACCCACATCAGGATTAACCGCCGTTTCCTCTAGCCTACGTGTATGCGACGAATTTCAATGCGGGTTGGACTGATCGTCGTGTTGTTGTGGAGTTCGTTAGCCCTGGCGCAGATCCGGGTGGATGTTCAGCTTCCCTTGCCGGTGATCGTGGTGACCGGGGAGTTGCGGGTGGGCCTAGTGCCGAACGTGGTAGTGGTCGAGCAGGTGCGCGAGCCCCAGGGAATCGTGGTGGTCTACCGCTCGAGCCAGCCTTACAACACCTTTGTCTATCATGACCGCGACCTGCGCGATAGGGGATGGACACGGGTCAAGTACCAGGCCAAAGGGGGCCACTACCGCGCTGAGTATCGCCGCGGACGGACCAAGGCTAAGCTCGAGGTGCAAGACCGCAAGGGCCGGGTCGAGGTGCGTATACGCGAGGGTTAGGGAGGCTAGACAGTTCTGCGGCACCTCGCTAAGATAGGGAGCGCTTGGGGCTGTAGCGCAGCTGGGAGCGCGTCGCAATCGCACTGCGAAGGTCAGGGGTTCGAATCCCCTCAGCTCCACCAGAAGCAGTCCGGGGCTTAGCCCCGGATCCTTTGTTGGCTACGGTACCTTAAGCGCTCCTTCAAGCCAGCTTCGGGGGCTTTCCCGCCTTCGTGACTAGCTTCGGACGTAGGTCGGCGGCCCTGGGCGTGTACATCGGTAAGGCTCGCCGCGCTTAGTAGACCTTACCCCCCAGCGGCACTTCGCGCTCGGGGGTCAGCAGCACCACCCGGTTCTCCTGGTCCGGCAGGCCCAGCACCAGCACCTCACTAGGGAATCCGGCCACCTTGCGCACTCCCAGGTTGACTGCACAGACCACCTGTCGGCCTACCAAGGTTTCGGGGGTGTAGAGATCGGTGAGCTGGGCGCTGCTGGTCTTGATGCCCAGCGGTCCGAAGTCGATCCAAAGCTTATAGGCGGGTTTGCGGGCGGCCTGGTTGGGCTCGGCCCGTATGACGCGCCCGACCCGCAGCTCGAGGCTTTCAAAGGCTTCTAGGGGGTTCATGACGGTTTTCCTCAAGGTATCGGGTGATGCAAATGTCCCGCTTAAGAGTATCGTATACTTCCCAGCGTGCAACGCTTGCTTGACCAAGCGGCCCACTTGATCCGCGAGGCCCGCGACTTGGGCCCGGCGGAGATGGTGCTTCGTTTGAAGGAGGCGCTCGAGATTCTAGAAGCCGTGCGCCCCAGCCCCGAGCGAGACGGCATGATGGGGCTGGCCTACTTGCGCCTGGCTCAAGCCCAGAAAAACCTAGGTCAGCCACGCGAGGCAGAGCGGGCTTTCATGCTCGGTTACAGCTATGCCCGTACCTCGCGCGAGGACCGGGTGCGGCGCTTCGCCGAAAAGCTCAAAGAGGAGTTCGGCGCTTAGGGAGGAGAACTACCGGTGGGACAGACCTTGGGGGATATTGCTGCGACCTTGATCCTGCTTTCAGGGTTGGCGGTGATCGTGGGGGTGGTACTCATACGGCGCGGAGACCGGGTGTGGCACCCCCGGGTGATGCTCACCGCCACCGTGCTGGCCGCGTTGTTTCTGGTGTTTTACCTGCTCAAGTGGGGCTTGTACGGCACCACCCGCTACGTAGGGCCGGAGGAGTGGCGCGGGGCCTATTACGCGCTGCTGTTTAGCCATACCCTGTTGGCCGCCCTCAACGGCCCTTTGGTGATTTGGCTTATCTACAACGCCCTCAAGGGGCGTTTTGCCATCCACAGGGCCTGGGCTCGCTGGACGGTGCCGATCTGGCTCTACGTGGCCGCGACCGGCTGGGTGATTGACCTTATCCTCAAACGTTACGGTGAAAGCGCCGGCGGTATTCGTTTTTAGCGCCTACGGCCTCGGGGGCCGCCGGAGAGGGCGGCCCGCTGCGAGTGCGCTGACGGACGCCAGGCATCAGGATTTTTTGCGGCCCCACGGCTCGAGGACGATAGCCCCCTCTACCACTCGAGCCCGCTCGGGACCGCGCGACGTGCTGCCTGCGGGGGCCTGGGCAAAGTGTTGGGCGATGCGAATTTGCTTTGCCTCGAGGCTCATGGCCCAGATGGTGGCCTCTTCCTGGCCGGTGGCCCCGGCGTGGGCTAACCCGCGCAGCTTTCCCACCACGATCACATCCCCTCCGGCGATCACTTCTGCCCCAGCATTTACGTCGCCCAGCACCACCACCGTACCCGGGCTTTCGATGCGGGTACCCGCCCGGAGGGTGTGGTCTACCACCTCGGTGTAGGGGATCGACCGCTCGCCCCGCGGGGGGCGCAGCGTGATGCCCCGTTCTTGGCCGATCTCTGCCAGGGCTTGTAGTAGCTCAACCCCTACCGTTCCGCAGACTTCGACCTCGAGCGGCAGGTTTGGAACATCGGCCAGGGCTTTGCGCAGCGCCTCGGGGGTTTCGCCTCCATCGAGCCGTACCGCCAAGGCGTGGAGGGTAGCGCGGATTCGCATCGGGATTGTTATACCATTGCCGAAGGCCACAGAAGGAGGCTCGTGGCGTGAGGGGATGAGTTCCCGGCTACAGGCGGTAAGCTATCCCCGTGAGCAGCAAAGCTGAGGCCGAACACTACACCTGGGGGCAGAACTGCGACGGCTGGCATCTGGTCCGGCGACCCACGGCCAAGAAGACCTCGAGTTTCCGGTGGTCTCCCAGCCCCACGCCCACCGGGACCGAGTAGTCCTCTAGGGACGAGCCGCGCTGGGCGTAGGGTTCGGCTGGGCGGGGGACCCGGTATTCACCTTCCAGAAAGCGCTCATGACCTTTTTTGCCGCAGGCAAGGCGAC of Meiothermus sp. Pnk-1 contains these proteins:
- a CDS encoding DUF4384 domain-containing protein, whose translation is MKLYRILLPLAFGVALTGCLPRVSPLLGTTPVVTDFHPDRGAGAAYKLDEAISFSFTLTQPGYVTLVAIDPDLNVYEIGRRGVQYPAGNHTFPPPGADFRLEASPPLGLQRVRLIFTDTPAPAVRFRGRMNGGELERTTRAYLEASGAKVRDVAETTLRVVNP
- the hisC gene encoding histidinol-phosphate transaminase, which gives rise to MKGLKPHLLLLPRYPYHKVEAPIKLDQNESAHDLPPHLKERALKRLAALSWNRYPSLHAEEVREALARHTGWDPEGVVVSPGSNLLIQCLAQAATRVLDTAPAFPHYAISARLAGTPYQAIPLHTDFRLPLAELLEAMSGEAGVLFLPNPHAPTGVLFPEAEIQALARRAGETGWLLVIDEAYQQFSGSDFRDLARGHPHLALLRTFSKAWGLGGIRAGYLLASPTVAGVIQNLLPPFGLPAHTAAILLTVLEDPSYIQARVREVEAERERLYRALRQHPTWRVYPSHTNFLLVRTPDAAQAYRALLERGILVRRQDHYAGLEGCIRLSVGTPAENDRLLEAAFEITRVGHA
- the hisB gene encoding imidazoleglycerol-phosphate dehydratase HisB, producing the protein MRKASLERNTAETQIRLALGLDGPIGGQIATGLGFLDHLLAAFQRHGRFFLEVEAQGDLEVDVHHLVEDVGITLGMALRQALGDFKGIERYGEATVPMDETLVQAALDLSGRPLLVFPVEELSIAGSAGGVSAYHLREFLRGLANHAGMTLHVRLLAGREAHHVMEAAVKALARALYAATRHTREDLPSTKGTL
- the hisH gene encoding imidazole glycerol phosphate synthase subunit HisH, yielding MRTLLIDYGSGNLRSAAKALEASGLEVSVSADPKDVAKADLLVLPGQGHFGQVMGAFLASGFEEGVRGHITAGKPFLGICVGMQILYEASEEAPRVRGLGLIPGTVRRFRAKHVPQMGWNAVRFAPGAFEILSGRYFYYANSYYGPLVEGSAGVSEFAGTEFTAVYAKDNVVAPQFHPEKSGQSGQAFLQALRRYFGG
- a CDS encoding carbohydrate kinase family protein; protein product: MRCFVLGDISVDLIYFLEHIPEPGEEVEAKRALMKPGGAGATLAAQLASLGHKVYLAGRVGQDPFREVALSEVSKAGVDLRYLQEDPTNTTSSVLILLVPGGERSMVSAGGASRYLDAAEFKPRSLDQVDAVVMSAYALVGGPQREYAVKVLDAAKKRGLPIFVDMGTGAVRAVGREILEYVRGVPYLLMNQQELLDLTGASTITEGLAELHTYGLDTVIVKVGPLGSIVVTPNQQELVEPFPVEDIVDTTGSGDAYTAAFAHAVMDGRDLLTAARLGNWAGALAATAVGAQGRLIRPEDLLQAKSTA
- the rsmA gene encoding 16S rRNA (adenine(1518)-N(6)/adenine(1519)-N(6))-dimethyltransferase RsmA, with product MTLISRWQDLASPRVVRELLERYRLSADKRFGQNFLVEAGYLQRIVAAVGFKPGERVYEVGPGLGTLTRALAEAGAKVTAVEMDRRLQPVHAESLAHLPVEVMWGDALEFDWEALPSQSLFAGNLPYNIATPLITKLLLSRRFRRIVVLVQKEVALRMVATPGTPQYGVLSLRVQHHSQAKRLFDLPPGAFLPPPKVTSSLVRLEPNANPDDPELFRLIEAAFAQRRKTLANALKAGGYSPQAVTAALAQMGLSPQIRGEALSLEQFRMLHSLLPW
- a CDS encoding CarD family transcriptional regulator, whose amino-acid sequence is MFSIGEAVVYPAHGAGRIVGLDERSVLGEKKVYYVLELLGQAHTVMVPVGVARTCLRPPLAGAAVERLLDALETELKLPTIWMQRHREEERILASGDPYQVAALVGTLFRYQRGKTLSLSERGVFEKALGMLASELALIWEVSLDEAKARVLARLEGQEAVLA
- a CDS encoding metallophosphoesterase, whose protein sequence is MIKVIAIGDLHAEFPKLWRALKASYAADEQLMPTRPVLEGDYRVILIGDLMHPKTLAEYRKLTGLEDYDPTNPQHLRLAAKAQIRELYRIKRYQEAAPGHVHILMGNHDHAVLTGSYVLGNKYLEHHEFHPEHGGLELPKDLKAWLAGFPPEVNIFGVNFAHVGPVPWLQSYDDLFYNSREPKEWWFTNPDYVTRMGYRFGVYGHTVMKEGILVKDQLALIDALDRDQYFEMLLDEDMLEWRISEVPQARVQ
- a CDS encoding Rad52/Rad22 family DNA repair protein, with product MSDWRKLSEPFPASEVQWRVEALSKDKRRAMVVPYVDARTVLDRLDEVVGPEGWQDHYEVLVEKEGNYAVKCRLTLLEVSKEDVGEGDSLKAAFSDALKRAAVKFGVGRYLYRLEKQWVDHDPATGRFEAPQLEVEATPPEPHPAGLEEPSPGEGAAEAPPAKPEPQELIHRLIDRLKEQGMGKEVARIVMKYQGYGSSPEETKRLYGELRALLKGKT
- a CDS encoding tRNA-binding protein, with translation MNPLEAFESLELRVGRVIRAEPNQAARKPAYKLWIDFGPLGIKTSSAQLTDLYTPETLVGRQVVCAVNLGVRKVAGFPSEVLVLGLPDQENRVVLLTPEREVPLGGKVY
- a CDS encoding DUF420 domain-containing protein, with translation MGQTLGDIAATLILLSGLAVIVGVVLIRRGDRVWHPRVMLTATVLAALFLVFYLLKWGLYGTTRYVGPEEWRGAYYALLFSHTLLAALNGPLVIWLIYNALKGRFAIHRAWARWTVPIWLYVAATGWVIDLILKRYGESAGGIRF
- the minC gene encoding septum site-determining protein MinC; this encodes MRIRATLHALAVRLDGGETPEALRKALADVPNLPLEVEVCGTVGVELLQALAEIGQERGITLRPPRGERSIPYTEVVDHTLRAGTRIESPGTVVVLGDVNAGAEVIAGGDVIVVGKLRGLAHAGATGQEEATIWAMSLEAKQIRIAQHFAQAPAGSTSRGPERARVVEGAIVLEPWGRKKS